A window from Kovacikia minuta CCNUW1 encodes these proteins:
- a CDS encoding FAD-binding oxidoreductase: MLSGEAGAIAQAVPILLNSALTPTAADLLSASIVEDLQIGAGMGLIVRFQSIPASVQEQTHHLTELGNQLGLAHSSFSNSDEADLWQRLRDQMTAAGWEGLITCKIGVRPSEAVRVLQQIEDLNVLGWLGQIHAASGLGRFVFDEAVPTETLLKIRHQCQSHGGFLSILQAPTSLKQKIDIWGYPGNALELMQKIKQQFDPHSQLSPHRFVGGI; the protein is encoded by the coding sequence GTGCTCAGTGGGGAAGCAGGGGCGATCGCTCAGGCAGTCCCAATCTTACTCAACTCAGCCCTCACCCCCACAGCCGCCGATCTGCTTTCAGCCTCGATCGTTGAAGACCTCCAGATTGGAGCAGGAATGGGGTTGATTGTCCGGTTCCAAAGTATTCCTGCCAGCGTGCAAGAACAAACCCATCACTTAACTGAACTGGGCAACCAATTAGGTCTTGCCCATTCCTCCTTTTCCAATTCAGACGAGGCTGACCTATGGCAACGATTGCGAGATCAAATGACCGCTGCCGGTTGGGAAGGCTTAATTACCTGCAAAATAGGAGTAAGACCATCAGAAGCTGTGCGCGTTTTGCAACAGATTGAGGACTTAAACGTATTAGGCTGGCTGGGTCAGATCCACGCTGCCAGTGGGTTGGGAAGGTTTGTATTTGACGAAGCAGTTCCTACTGAAACCCTGTTGAAAATTCGCCACCAGTGTCAGTCCCACGGAGGATTTCTCTCAATTCTCCAGGCTCCCACCTCACTCAAACAGAAAATAGACATCTGGGGCTATCCCGGAAATGCACTGGAACTTATGCAAAAAATCAAGCAGCAGTTTGACCCCCATTCCCAGTTAAGTCCCCACCGATTTGTAGGGGGAATTTGA
- a CDS encoding phytochelatin synthase family protein has protein sequence MVFRGIGSLRFLLRAAIVGLCLSGGNALTQTLPLPSNLINFNSREGSQLLLESNAREDYWPLSIQFVTQNSQSFCGVASMVMVLNSLAIPAPQDPRYSPYRVFTQEDFFNNEQTRKVLSPDIVMRQGMTLDQLGQLLATHPVDVQVHHAGDLTINEFRQRVVENLQQPNNFVLANYLRKAIGEEKGGHISPIAAYNQQTDRFLILDVSRYKYPPVWVKATELWQAMLAVDSVSGKTRGFVLVKRKE, from the coding sequence ATGGTATTTCGGGGAATCGGATCGCTCAGATTCCTGCTCAGAGCGGCGATTGTGGGGTTATGTCTATCCGGTGGCAATGCACTGACCCAAACCTTGCCTTTGCCAAGTAACCTGATCAATTTTAATTCTCGCGAGGGGTCACAATTATTGCTTGAAAGCAACGCTAGAGAAGACTATTGGCCTCTTAGCATTCAGTTTGTGACGCAAAATAGTCAATCCTTTTGTGGCGTTGCCAGCATGGTCATGGTGCTGAATTCGTTAGCCATTCCTGCGCCTCAAGATCCCCGGTATTCGCCCTACCGGGTGTTTACGCAAGAAGATTTTTTCAATAATGAGCAAACGCGCAAGGTTCTCAGTCCTGACATTGTGATGCGTCAGGGGATGACACTGGATCAACTAGGTCAACTGCTGGCGACCCATCCCGTTGATGTCCAGGTTCATCACGCTGGAGATCTGACCATTAACGAATTCCGGCAGCGGGTTGTGGAAAATTTGCAGCAGCCGAATAACTTTGTTTTAGCCAACTACCTACGCAAAGCGATCGGTGAAGAGAAGGGGGGGCATATTTCCCCGATCGCCGCCTACAACCAGCAAACCGATCGGTTTCTGATTCTGGATGTGTCGCGCTACAAATATCCACCCGTTTGGGTAAAAGCAACAGAACTGTGGCAGGCGATGTTAGCCGTTGATTCTGTTTCAGGCAAGACCAGAGGATTTGTTCTGGTCAAGCGCAAAGAATAA
- a CDS encoding Tex family protein, translated as MKTSLTTEVRAAKKQEADFESIKTFEANLRELLLAAPAGMKPTLAIDPGFRTGCKVTALDQTGQFLEYQTIFPHQAANQRVQAAQTLIQMIQKHQIELIAIGNGTAGRETDEFVGEVLTTLERKPVKVIVNESGASIYSASAVAIAEFPDKDVTVRGAISIGRRLQDPLAELVKIDPKSIGVGQYQHDVDQKLLKKETG; from the coding sequence ATGAAAACCTCCCTCACCACTGAAGTGCGGGCGGCAAAGAAACAGGAAGCTGATTTTGAATCGATCAAAACCTTTGAGGCGAACCTGCGGGAATTATTGCTGGCGGCACCTGCCGGGATGAAACCAACTCTGGCGATCGACCCTGGTTTTCGTACCGGTTGCAAAGTCACCGCGTTGGATCAAACGGGTCAATTTCTGGAATACCAGACCATCTTTCCCCACCAGGCTGCTAACCAGCGGGTGCAGGCGGCTCAAACTCTAATCCAGATGATTCAGAAACATCAGATTGAACTGATTGCGATCGGCAATGGCACCGCCGGACGGGAAACGGATGAGTTTGTTGGTGAAGTGCTAACAACCCTGGAGCGAAAGCCCGTTAAGGTGATCGTGAATGAGTCGGGAGCTTCTATCTACTCTGCCAGTGCGGTGGCGATCGCCGAATTTCCCGACAAGGATGTGACGGTGCGGGGGGCGATTAGCATTGGTCGCCGCCTGCAAGATCCGCTGGCAGAACTGGTCAAGATCGATCCGAAATCCATCGGCGTTGGGCAGTACCAGCATGATGTGGATCAAAAATTGCTGAAAAAGGAAACTGGATGA
- a CDS encoding restriction endonuclease subunit R, with the protein MSTTIDAPTLSLEKVHRLLRFQRQGDQSIVSLLRLEPLTEQEQARLEEIRRNFAIYYEESKILEGQVQFLFLSPLMWLAGFHSPRIQISLEVGIAEIETSDADTLIKGRMDILATKRLRGENETHLLWVLLIESKNSSVDATEGLPQLLTYAYRGLGQQRSVWGLTTNGMDYQFVYIQQGDPPTYQLFPKLSLLYSEQSNQLLQVLKGICDS; encoded by the coding sequence ATGAGTACAACAATCGATGCACCCACATTGTCGCTGGAAAAGGTTCACCGTTTGCTGAGGTTCCAGAGACAGGGCGATCAATCCATTGTGTCCTTGTTACGTTTAGAACCTTTGACAGAACAGGAACAGGCAAGACTGGAGGAAATTCGGCGTAACTTTGCAATTTACTACGAAGAGTCCAAGATTCTAGAAGGGCAGGTTCAGTTTCTATTTCTGTCGCCGCTCATGTGGCTGGCTGGATTTCATTCACCCAGAATTCAAATCTCTCTAGAAGTTGGCATCGCGGAAATCGAAACCAGTGATGCAGATACTCTTATCAAAGGTCGGATGGATATTTTAGCGACGAAGAGACTCCGGGGAGAAAACGAAACTCATTTACTCTGGGTCTTATTGATTGAGTCAAAAAACAGCAGCGTTGATGCTACCGAAGGTCTGCCTCAACTCCTCACCTACGCCTACAGAGGTTTAGGGCAACAACGATCGGTTTGGGGATTGACAACCAATGGGATGGATTACCAGTTTGTTTACATCCAGCAAGGCGATCCGCCAACCTACCAGCTATTCCCAAAACTCAGTCTGCTGTATTCTGAGCAATCCAACCAGTTATTGCAGGTTCTAAAGGGAATTTGTGATTCCTGA
- a CDS encoding DnaJ domain-containing protein, whose amino-acid sequence MSEIKQYYEILGLQPGASQAEIKQAYRNLAKIWHPDRFSQDPQLKRQAEEKIKQINEAYQLLRNYQSEASTQNFSSRSPQTVVSSKTTRAEVFYNQGAENVKAGKYKEALEDFGMAIRLHPNYAEAYRYRGFVNSLLGFELGAESDLKKAKELGLDQSSAKQTSNPRRNSVRERFEQEFKRQTTTAHSKSSPQASSSTAVSAQPTTPSPPPKPLPWKCVQTLSGHIEAVTAIALSRDGKILASSSLDTTLHLWNLRTLKQFCTLSGHTGPVWCLSLSADGQLLASGSEDQSIHLWHLRTGDLLRTLKGHTGGVRSLAISPDRQTLVSGSLDGTLRFWNLRTGEITQTLDGHASPIQAIALSPDGQMVLSGSDDHTVKVYHLRTGELLRTLMGHSSEILSIAISPNGRFFATGSNNGEIELWNEYSLVTGKPLNRLVGHADGVSSIAFSPDNQQLLSGGKDQTIKLWHVHQGLLGTLSEHSGSVSSVLYSSDGKLLISGGCDRTIKLWRSGSLDET is encoded by the coding sequence ATGAGTGAGATTAAGCAGTATTACGAAATTTTGGGACTTCAACCCGGTGCATCTCAGGCAGAGATTAAGCAAGCCTATCGCAATCTCGCTAAGATCTGGCATCCCGATCGCTTCTCCCAAGATCCCCAACTGAAGCGACAGGCAGAAGAAAAAATTAAGCAGATTAACGAAGCGTACCAATTGCTGAGGAACTACCAGTCTGAAGCCTCAACTCAAAATTTCTCCAGCCGATCGCCGCAAACGGTGGTGAGCAGCAAAACGACCAGAGCAGAAGTTTTCTACAACCAGGGTGCAGAGAATGTCAAAGCTGGGAAGTATAAGGAAGCCCTGGAAGACTTTGGCATGGCAATTCGGCTGCATCCCAATTATGCTGAAGCCTATCGCTACCGGGGATTTGTGAATTCTCTATTGGGATTTGAACTGGGTGCAGAATCGGATTTAAAGAAAGCAAAAGAATTAGGTTTAGATCAATCATCAGCTAAACAAACCTCCAATCCGAGGAGAAATAGTGTCCGAGAGCGGTTTGAACAGGAATTCAAGCGTCAAACAACGACCGCCCATTCAAAATCTTCACCCCAGGCGTCCAGTTCAACTGCTGTATCTGCCCAACCAACAACTCCATCCCCACCTCCCAAACCGCTTCCCTGGAAATGTGTGCAAACACTGAGTGGTCACATTGAGGCTGTGACTGCGATCGCCCTCAGTCGGGATGGCAAAATTCTTGCCAGTAGCAGCCTGGACACCACCCTTCATCTGTGGAATCTGCGGACACTTAAACAATTCTGTACCCTCTCCGGGCACACTGGCCCAGTTTGGTGCCTTTCTCTGAGTGCAGACGGGCAACTGTTGGCGAGCGGTAGCGAAGATCAATCCATCCACCTCTGGCACCTGCGGACAGGGGATCTGCTTCGGACCCTGAAGGGACATACAGGCGGTGTCCGATCGCTGGCAATCAGTCCCGATCGACAAACCCTTGTCAGTGGAAGTTTAGATGGAACCCTGCGATTCTGGAACCTGAGGACTGGAGAGATAACGCAGACTTTGGATGGACACGCTTCTCCTATTCAAGCCATTGCCCTTAGCCCAGACGGGCAGATGGTCTTGAGTGGTAGTGACGACCACACGGTTAAGGTGTACCATTTGCGAACCGGGGAACTTCTGCGAACGCTGATGGGGCACTCTAGCGAGATTTTATCGATTGCCATTAGCCCAAACGGTCGGTTCTTTGCCACAGGCAGCAATAACGGAGAGATTGAGCTTTGGAATGAGTATTCCCTGGTAACAGGCAAGCCACTGAATCGTTTAGTTGGGCATGCTGATGGGGTTTCGTCGATCGCCTTCAGTCCTGACAACCAACAGTTGCTCAGCGGTGGCAAAGACCAGACCATCAAGCTGTGGCACGTGCATCAGGGACTCCTGGGCACCCTTTCTGAGCATTCGGGTTCGGTTTCCTCTGTGCTTTACAGTTCTGATGGAAAGCTGCTCATCAGCGGTGGCTGCGATCGGACGATCAAACTCTGGCGATCGGGGAGTTTAGACGAGACCTGA
- a CDS encoding (Fe-S)-binding protein, translated as MNTSYENTEASKSDEGGGMRDERRTEGGGRKDEKEKSDSSPMPHPSSLISSPIPHPSSFDSLSPPDPKIIDTCVHCGFCLSTCPSYRVIGKEMDSPRGRIYLMDGVNEGEIPLSPTTVQHFDSCLGCLACVTTCPSGVRYDKLIESTRQQVERHHERSLPEKLLRQLIFSTFPYPNRMRWMLRPLGIYQKSGLQKWVRSLDFLKHLSSQLGAMEAMLPAIPAQAFQDTLPDLIPAQGNQRYRVGLILGCVQRLFNPEVNNATVQVLTANGCEVVIPPSQGCCAALTHHQGQEEQTKTLARQMIDTFADAGVDYVLVNASGCGHTLKEYGNILGNDPQYSEKAQAFANQVRDVQEFLADVGLTVPLSPLQDEPLTLVYQDACHMLHGQKISVQPRQLLKQIPGVRLREPVDAALCCGSAGVYNILQPEVAEELGRQKAENLTNTGASVIASANIGCFVQISRHLKLQGKNVPVLHPVQLLDYSIRGIPLQDSGITNSL; from the coding sequence ATGAATACGAGTTACGAGAATACAGAAGCATCGAAGAGTGATGAGGGCGGAGGGATGAGGGATGAAAGAAGGACGGAGGGCGGAGGGCGGAAGGATGAAAAAGAAAAATCTGATTCATCCCCCATGCCCCATCCCTCATCCCTCATTTCATCCCCCATCCCCCATCCCTCATCCTTTGATTCCCTCTCTCCCCCCGACCCCAAAATTATCGACACCTGTGTTCACTGTGGCTTTTGTCTGTCTACCTGTCCCAGTTACCGGGTGATTGGCAAGGAGATGGATTCTCCCAGAGGGCGGATTTACTTGATGGACGGGGTAAATGAAGGGGAAATTCCCCTATCCCCTACTACAGTGCAGCATTTTGATTCCTGTCTGGGCTGCCTTGCCTGTGTTACGACCTGTCCCTCTGGGGTGAGGTATGACAAGCTGATCGAGTCAACCCGCCAACAGGTGGAGCGTCATCACGAGCGATCGCTTCCCGAAAAACTGTTGCGTCAGCTCATCTTCTCCACCTTTCCCTATCCCAACCGGATGCGCTGGATGCTACGCCCTTTGGGGATTTACCAGAAATCGGGATTGCAGAAATGGGTGCGATCGCTCGATTTTCTAAAGCACCTCTCATCCCAACTGGGCGCAATGGAGGCGATGTTACCTGCGATTCCGGCTCAGGCGTTCCAGGACACTCTGCCTGACCTGATTCCAGCCCAAGGCAACCAGCGATATCGAGTCGGTCTGATTCTGGGTTGTGTCCAACGCCTGTTTAATCCAGAGGTCAATAATGCCACAGTGCAAGTTTTGACCGCGAATGGGTGCGAGGTCGTAATTCCCCCATCCCAGGGGTGTTGTGCTGCCCTCACCCACCATCAGGGACAGGAAGAACAAACCAAAACCCTGGCCCGTCAGATGATTGACACCTTTGCTGATGCCGGTGTGGATTATGTGCTGGTCAATGCCTCCGGTTGTGGGCACACCCTGAAGGAATATGGCAACATTCTGGGCAACGATCCGCAGTACAGCGAGAAAGCTCAAGCATTTGCAAATCAGGTCAGGGATGTGCAGGAGTTTCTGGCAGACGTAGGGCTAACTGTCCCCCTTTCGCCATTACAGGATGAACCGCTAACCCTGGTCTATCAGGATGCCTGTCACATGCTGCATGGGCAAAAAATTAGTGTTCAACCCCGCCAACTCCTGAAGCAAATTCCGGGGGTGCGATTGCGGGAACCTGTGGATGCGGCACTTTGCTGCGGCAGTGCGGGGGTTTACAACATTCTGCAACCAGAAGTTGCGGAAGAACTCGGTCGCCAGAAGGCAGAAAATCTAACAAACACAGGCGCTTCCGTCATTGCCTCGGCAAACATTGGCTGTTTTGTGCAAATCAGCAGACATTTGAAGCTCCAGGGCAAAAATGTTCCGGTACTGCACCCGGTGCAACTGTTAGATTACTCGATCCGTGGCATTCCGCTTCAAGATTCAGGAATCACAAATTCCCTTTAG
- a CDS encoding retroviral-like aspartic protease family protein, with protein MGITYAELELVNSDDLALVARGYLSEDQVRKLKVSALVDSGASMLSIPQSICNQLGLRILGEGDAELADGSIVQLDVAGPIEVRFQNRRTTVEALVVANETDVLLGAIPMGGMDVLLDPKKHQLFVNPKSPGKARLFLK; from the coding sequence ATGGGAATTACCTACGCCGAACTCGAACTTGTGAACAGTGATGATCTGGCATTGGTCGCTAGAGGTTATCTGTCAGAAGATCAGGTTAGAAAATTAAAAGTTTCAGCCCTGGTTGATAGCGGAGCTTCAATGCTGTCAATTCCTCAGTCAATTTGTAATCAGCTTGGGTTGAGGATTCTAGGAGAAGGTGATGCAGAATTGGCAGACGGTTCAATCGTCCAGCTTGATGTGGCGGGTCCAATAGAGGTGAGATTTCAGAATCGCCGGACGACCGTTGAAGCATTAGTCGTGGCTAACGAGACAGATGTGTTGCTGGGAGCGATTCCGATGGGGGGGATGGATGTTTTGCTAGATCCTAAGAAACATCAGTTGTTTGTTAATCCCAAAAGTCCAGGAAAAGCCCGCCTGTTTCTCAAGTGA
- a CDS encoding FAD-binding oxidoreductase: METSSEKTTDFQALEEIVGASGITTWEALSSDQRERIKHAIAPHAEVHRIVYPNNPTELAAVIQSAYQNRWQILPCGAGSKLNWGGMVGGKDKGERIKDKSAASPLIVVSTKNLNRVIEHAVGDLTVTVEAGVRFAELQQQLAQVGQFLAIDPAYPEQATIGGIVATADTGSLRQCYNSVRDMLLGVSFVRADGQMAKAGGRVVKNVAGYDLMKLFTGSYGTLGILTQVTFRVYPMPEACADRCAQWGSRGDRSGSPNLTQLSPHPHSRRSAFSLDR; this comes from the coding sequence ATGGAAACTAGTTCAGAAAAGACTACGGATTTTCAAGCCCTGGAAGAGATCGTTGGGGCTTCTGGCATCACAACCTGGGAAGCGTTGAGTTCTGACCAGCGGGAACGCATCAAACATGCGATCGCACCCCATGCCGAGGTTCACCGGATTGTTTACCCCAACAATCCGACAGAATTGGCAGCAGTCATCCAATCTGCCTATCAGAACCGCTGGCAGATTCTCCCCTGTGGCGCAGGGAGTAAGTTGAACTGGGGAGGAATGGTTGGGGGAAAGGATAAAGGCGAAAGGATAAAGGATAAAAGTGCTGCTTCGCCTTTGATTGTGGTGAGTACAAAGAATTTGAATCGGGTGATTGAACATGCGGTAGGGGACTTGACGGTAACGGTGGAGGCGGGCGTAAGGTTTGCGGAATTGCAGCAGCAGTTGGCGCAGGTAGGGCAGTTTTTGGCGATCGACCCTGCCTATCCAGAGCAAGCCACGATCGGCGGAATCGTTGCCACAGCGGATACCGGTTCTTTGCGGCAATGCTACAACAGTGTGCGAGATATGTTGCTGGGGGTGTCCTTTGTGCGGGCGGATGGGCAAATGGCAAAAGCCGGGGGGCGGGTCGTCAAAAATGTGGCGGGCTATGACCTGATGAAGTTATTCACAGGTTCCTACGGCACCCTGGGTATTCTCACCCAGGTTACATTTCGGGTTTATCCCATGCCAGAAGCGTGCGCAGACCGTTGTGCTCAGTGGGGAAGCAGGGGCGATCGCTCAGGCAGTCCCAATCTTACTCAACTCAGCCCTCACCCCCACAGCCGCCGATCTGCTTTCAGCCTCGATCGTTGA
- a CDS encoding helix-hairpin-helix domain-containing protein, translated as MNYVGVDLNTASKELLTFVSGITPTIANNIVSYRNQNGAFRDRRHLLKVPKLGPKAFEQAAGFLRIRNGDNPLDNTAVHPESYKVVETIAADLKLPLTQITQIAAQLKSTGLKKYVTDAVGEPTLRDILAELEKPGRDPRAEFKYATFKEGVKEISDLKVGMELEGIVTNVANFGAFVDIGVHQDGLVHISQLADRFVSDPKQIVKVGQVVKVRVMEVNEKLKRISLSMRTTDPRAAETPGAPNRKPKETQSQSKPATLEDLKSKFGKKR; from the coding sequence GTGAATTATGTTGGTGTCGATCTCAACACCGCATCCAAGGAACTGCTGACGTTCGTTTCTGGGATTACGCCCACCATTGCCAACAACATCGTGTCCTATCGCAATCAAAATGGGGCATTTCGCGATCGCCGTCACCTTCTGAAAGTGCCAAAACTGGGACCCAAAGCGTTTGAACAGGCAGCGGGATTTTTGCGCATTCGCAATGGCGACAATCCGTTAGATAACACAGCCGTCCATCCAGAAAGTTACAAAGTGGTGGAAACGATCGCTGCCGATTTGAAACTTCCCCTCACTCAGATCACCCAGATTGCTGCGCAACTCAAATCGACAGGATTAAAGAAATACGTCACTGATGCGGTGGGTGAACCGACTCTCCGCGATATTCTGGCAGAGTTAGAAAAACCCGGTCGCGACCCCCGCGCCGAGTTTAAATACGCCACCTTCAAGGAAGGGGTAAAAGAAATCTCTGATTTGAAGGTAGGGATGGAGTTGGAGGGCATTGTTACCAATGTTGCCAACTTTGGCGCATTCGTTGATATCGGTGTGCATCAGGATGGACTGGTGCATATTTCCCAACTTGCCGATCGCTTTGTCAGTGACCCCAAACAAATTGTGAAGGTGGGGCAGGTCGTGAAAGTGCGCGTGATGGAAGTGAATGAAAAACTGAAACGCATCAGCCTCTCCATGCGCACCACTGATCCACGCGCGGCTGAGACACCCGGAGCACCCAATCGTAAACCCAAAGAAACCCAATCCCAATCGAAACCCGCTACCCTGGAAGATTTGAAATCTAAGTTTGGCAAGAAACGTTAA
- a CDS encoding Uma2 family endonuclease has translation MTTRLPSSPTLSLEEFLRQPETKPASEYIDGRVYQKPMPQGKHSRLQTRFPSEINRILEPPRLGCAFTELRCTFGGRSLVPDITVFEWGRIPLNQAGEVENQFLIYPDWTIEILSPDQRPTRVINNILFCLNHGTQLGWLIDPEERTVIIFQPNQQPVARDEDTDQLTVLASLGDWQLTIAELFSWLSFASG, from the coding sequence ATGACGACCCGATTACCTTCATCCCCAACCCTTTCTCTGGAAGAGTTTCTCAGGCAACCGGAAACGAAACCCGCCAGTGAATACATTGACGGTCGCGTTTATCAGAAGCCCATGCCCCAAGGAAAACACAGCCGTCTACAAACTCGATTCCCCAGCGAGATTAATCGAATTCTGGAACCACCACGGCTGGGCTGCGCCTTTACCGAACTCCGCTGTACGTTTGGGGGACGATCGCTGGTACCTGACATCACCGTGTTTGAATGGGGACGAATTCCCCTAAATCAGGCGGGAGAAGTTGAAAATCAGTTTTTGATTTACCCGGATTGGACGATCGAAATCCTCTCGCCGGATCAACGCCCCACACGGGTGATTAACAACATTCTGTTCTGTCTGAATCATGGCACTCAGCTGGGTTGGCTAATTGATCCAGAAGAACGAACGGTGATCATCTTTCAACCCAATCAACAACCTGTAGCACGGGATGAAGATACCGATCAACTCACTGTTCTAGCCAGTTTAGGCGATTGGCAACTGACGATCGCAGAACTATTCAGTTGGCTCAGTTTTGCATCCGGTTAG
- a CDS encoding Uma2 family endonuclease: protein MTSATDRLMTLEAYLTYDDGTETRYELVNGELVEVPLESDLNNLISLFLLVQFLRFVPVQRLRHKDTEIAVTGARATVRIPDLIVLTEEGAAALSGAKRSIITADMPPPALVVEVVSPGSSNQERDYRYKRSEYAARGIAEYWIIDPQQAQVTILTLVAGFYEVAVYRERDRLISPLFPNLELTATQVLQAGTNE, encoded by the coding sequence ATGACCTCAGCCACCGATCGGCTCATGACCCTGGAAGCGTATCTCACCTATGACGATGGCACAGAGACCCGCTACGAATTGGTGAATGGGGAATTGGTTGAGGTGCCCTTAGAAAGTGATTTGAATAACCTGATTTCCCTATTCCTGCTGGTGCAGTTTCTACGCTTTGTCCCGGTTCAACGCCTGCGCCACAAAGATACTGAAATCGCCGTTACAGGTGCGCGGGCGACGGTGCGCATTCCCGATCTGATCGTACTGACGGAAGAAGGGGCTGCTGCCTTGAGTGGAGCCAAACGCAGTATCATTACCGCTGACATGCCACCCCCTGCGTTGGTGGTAGAAGTTGTATCGCCTGGAAGCAGCAATCAGGAGCGCGATTATCGTTACAAACGGTCGGAGTATGCCGCGCGGGGAATTGCGGAATACTGGATTATCGATCCGCAACAGGCGCAGGTAACGATCTTAACGCTGGTCGCAGGGTTTTATGAAGTGGCGGTCTATCGGGAGCGCGATCGCCTCATTTCTCCCCTATTTCCGAACCTGGAATTGACAGCGACCCAGGTGTTACAAGCAGGTACCAATGAGTAG
- a CDS encoding GUN4 domain-containing protein, with protein sequence MSEGAIKIFYSYSRKDLDMRNTLEDHLAALREAGRISTWHDLELEAGTEWEPAILSKLDTADIILLLVSHNFIASKYCYGTELKRAIARHDAGTARVIPIILRPCDWNHSCVPFSKLNVLPTHAIPITKWENRDDAFAIVAQRIRETVDELLTQKKLAKQQAWKQPQKQKQAVDALEQWLQLSIQNYPQQSPTALTLLNQGRIAGIPLDSNSSNSFEEDLSSDRGVEYTRLLDLLKAGQWKEADRETYRIMIFSVGKRDGDHFADTDFLNLPCENLQAIDYLWAKYSSAKFGFSTQKSLYLQSGGDLNGGCPSDKVWDEFSDRVGWRKDGAWLDYDNLIFSLEAPPGHLPRFFTRAVYSWKGMGISCITARLAKCSK encoded by the coding sequence GTGTCAGAAGGCGCTATTAAGATCTTTTATTCTTACTCTCGCAAAGACCTTGATATGCGGAATACGTTAGAAGATCACCTTGCGGCTTTGAGGGAAGCAGGCAGAATTAGCACCTGGCATGACCTTGAACTGGAAGCAGGTACCGAGTGGGAGCCAGCCATTTTGAGTAAGCTCGACACGGCAGATATCATTTTGTTACTGGTCAGTCACAACTTTATCGCCTCGAAATACTGCTATGGCACAGAACTGAAGCGGGCGATCGCCCGCCATGATGCCGGAACAGCGCGGGTGATTCCGATCATTCTGCGCCCCTGCGACTGGAACCATTCCTGTGTGCCCTTTAGCAAATTGAATGTTTTGCCAACCCACGCGATACCGATTACTAAGTGGGAAAACCGGGATGATGCGTTTGCGATCGTTGCCCAACGAATTAGGGAGACAGTTGATGAACTGCTGACACAGAAAAAGTTGGCAAAGCAGCAGGCATGGAAACAGCCCCAGAAGCAGAAGCAAGCGGTAGATGCACTAGAGCAATGGCTACAACTATCTATACAGAATTACCCACAGCAATCTCCGACAGCTTTAACACTGCTCAACCAAGGGAGAATAGCTGGTATTCCATTGGACTCGAATTCAAGCAATTCCTTCGAAGAGGATCTAAGTTCAGACCGAGGAGTAGAATACACCCGACTGCTAGATTTGCTGAAAGCAGGGCAGTGGAAAGAAGCAGACAGGGAAACCTACCGAATAATGATCTTTTCTGTGGGTAAGCGAGATGGTGACCACTTTGCTGATACCGATTTTTTAAATTTACCCTGTGAAAATCTTCAAGCGATAGATTACCTCTGGGCAAAATACAGCAGTGCGAAGTTTGGCTTTAGTACACAGAAGAGTCTTTACTTACAAAGTGGCGGCGATTTGAATGGTGGTTGTCCAAGCGATAAGGTTTGGGATGAATTCAGCGATCGAGTTGGCTGGCGAAAGGATGGTGCTTGGCTTGACTACGATAACCTTATTTTCAGTCTAGAGGCCCCACCAGGGCACCTTCCGCGTTTCTTTACTCGTGCTGTATATAGTTGGAAAGGAATGGGAATTTCCTGTATAACTGCAAGACTTGCGAAGTGTAGTAAGTAG